A section of the Silene latifolia isolate original U9 population unplaced genomic scaffold, ASM4854445v1 scaffold_244, whole genome shotgun sequence genome encodes:
- the LOC141638985 gene encoding uncharacterized protein LOC141638985 encodes MAASQKQEALITQLMMHNKMLDNQIAQLSTSSRQPGTLPSQPEKPHDTANAIHLRSGLTYDRPVMPENVEEVIIEELDVDAEEKAAGEAAVPSYAKFMKDILTRKRSFNEVETIAFTEECSALLQSKSPPKLKDPGSFSIPCTIGTHVIDKALCDLGASVSVMPYSVCEKLNMGHLKVTNVTLQMADRKVKRPLGVLEDVPVKIGKLFIPVDFIVLDMAEDTQIPIILGRPFLHTTGAIIDVK; translated from the exons ATGGCGGCCTCACAAAAGCAAGAGGCACTTATCACTCAGTTAATGATGCATAACAAGATGTTGGACAATCAAATTGCCCAACTATCCACTTCAAGTAGGCAACCAGGTACATTGCCGTCTCAGCCTGAGAAGCCACATGACACGGCAAATGCAATTCATCTTCGAAGCGGTCTTACTTACGATAGACCCGTAATGCCTGAGAATGTTGAAGAGGTCATAATTGAGGAGTTAGATGTGGATGCGGAAGAAAAAGCAGCTGGCGAAGCTGCT gtaccctcttatgctAAATTTATGAAGGACATCTTGACCCGTAAGAGGAGCTTTAAcgaggttgagaccattgcttttacagaagagtgtagtgcactcctaCAAAGCAAGTCTCCACCAAAATTGAAGGATcctggtagtttttcaattccatgtACAATAGGCACTCATGTAATAGATAAAGCTTTATGTGATCtgggtgccagtgtcagtgtcatgccctattcggTTTGCGAGAAACTGAATATGGGGCATCTTAAAGTTACCAATGTCACCCTACAAATGGCTGACCGAAAAGTTAAGCGACCTCTAGGTGTATTAGAGGATGTCCCTGTTAAGATAGGTAAATTATTTATACCTGTTGATTTCATTGTATTGGATATGGCTGAGGATACTCAGATTCCCATAatcttgggtaggccatttttgcatACTACAGGagctattattgatgtcaaataG